One window of Streptococcus suis genomic DNA carries:
- a CDS encoding MFS transporter produces MKKLVNNKLFLSSFVADLISNFGDTLYYLALMNYVLLLPDTKFALAMITASETLPILAGLFIGIWADKTKNKLDTILATLLVRVVLYALVGLLMGFTPALWIVAVVCLVNFLSDLAGQYENGLYMPLSLRVLEAEDRETAMAFKNTVGGILMIVFRSSGAILIGYMSYQNLAFFNAGTFLVSLAIMAGLRPAFAKMLKENPIQEVERTETGAGLIKGIGQSLKESYQAIQNITVLKTSILTIAGINTVGSAVPPLVILAMKEFSDFMIVNSGITLALVFNLFSVGYILGSSLGMAFFKHVSLSNLLKCCTVLSVILFVGFYLHNIYIVMATILVTTMTTGIINPKLYALIMNELPEDKLATINAGMGTIFNIGMLAGQALVALMVTILSVTSISLIFLLLSVGLVSYTILVGRRPKNEVVVKA; encoded by the coding sequence ATGAAAAAACTGGTCAACAATAAATTATTTCTATCCAGCTTTGTAGCGGATTTGATTTCCAACTTTGGTGACACACTCTACTACCTAGCCCTGATGAACTATGTCTTGCTTCTACCAGATACCAAGTTTGCCTTGGCTATGATTACCGCATCTGAAACCTTGCCGATTTTGGCTGGTCTCTTTATCGGGATTTGGGCGGACAAGACTAAAAATAAACTGGATACCATTCTTGCAACCCTGCTGGTTCGTGTCGTTCTCTATGCCCTCGTTGGTTTACTAATGGGATTTACACCAGCCCTCTGGATTGTAGCAGTTGTTTGTCTGGTCAATTTCCTATCTGACTTGGCTGGTCAGTATGAAAACGGCCTTTATATGCCACTTAGCCTGCGGGTCTTGGAGGCGGAAGACCGTGAAACTGCGATGGCCTTTAAGAACACCGTGGGTGGCATCTTGATGATTGTCTTTCGATCCAGCGGTGCCATTCTAATCGGTTATATGTCTTACCAGAATCTTGCCTTTTTCAACGCTGGGACCTTTTTGGTAAGCCTTGCGATTATGGCAGGTCTGCGTCCAGCTTTTGCCAAGATGTTGAAAGAAAATCCTATCCAAGAGGTTGAACGAACCGAAACAGGAGCAGGACTTATCAAGGGAATTGGTCAGAGCCTCAAAGAATCTTATCAAGCCATTCAAAACATCACTGTACTAAAGACTTCTATTCTGACCATTGCGGGTATCAATACGGTTGGCAGTGCCGTACCTCCCTTGGTTATCCTGGCTATGAAGGAGTTTTCAGACTTCATGATTGTCAATTCTGGCATAACTCTTGCCTTGGTCTTTAATCTATTTTCTGTCGGCTACATCCTTGGATCTAGTCTAGGTATGGCTTTCTTCAAACATGTCAGCTTGTCAAATCTGCTCAAGTGTTGTACAGTTTTGTCGGTCATCCTGTTTGTTGGCTTCTACCTTCATAATATTTATATTGTGATGGCGACTATCTTAGTCACTACCATGACGACTGGTATTATCAATCCCAAATTGTATGCCCTGATAATGAATGAACTACCCGAGGATAAATTGGCGACTATCAATGCAGGAATGGGGACCATATTTAATATTGGGATGCTTGCAGGTCAAGCCTTGGTCGCCCTTATGGTAACAATCTTATCTGTTACAAGCATTTCCCTTATCTTCCTCTTGCTTTCTGTAGGACTAGTAAGCTATACTATTCTTGTGGGGCGTAGGCCTAAAAATGAAGTAGTTGTTAAAGCTTAG
- a CDS encoding ArsR family transcriptional regulator, with amino-acid sequence MKLDYRDYRSEIVEKLFIPLIVKDREEPFEADFSQKEKDILKDALDIRDEMEEKLADFRQEVNQVFVWGYIFNILHSLYFYLLNDGQDPKTVEETCQLILKLSQEEVEDAMRTMLASENDGHHEKTLSLMELLEKTDKKPADKWYWSLAIRNPLETVERSVHLLDKMLPIYQPYFEGARAEREAFARNFDIEQLYRESKQLAMTSLDSLGVENAPFFVLSPWCFWFAYYGNEQFDNMKVALLASCRIDQILLSNEELDIDDLTNVLKVISDSTRYQVLVELTKPHAKSKDIAERLNITGAAVSFHTQKLINGDLLLFNTKNSDVKYSVNQDLLQEVIDKLKEDFDL; translated from the coding sequence ATGAAATTAGATTACCGTGATTACCGCAGTGAAATTGTAGAAAAACTGTTCATTCCCTTGATTGTCAAGGATCGTGAAGAGCCGTTTGAGGCGGATTTTTCACAGAAAGAAAAAGACATTCTCAAAGATGCCTTGGACATTCGTGATGAGATGGAAGAAAAGTTGGCAGATTTTCGTCAGGAAGTCAATCAAGTCTTTGTCTGGGGATATATTTTTAACATTTTGCATAGTCTTTATTTCTATCTCTTGAATGATGGGCAGGATCCAAAGACGGTTGAGGAAACCTGTCAGTTGATTTTAAAGCTGTCTCAAGAAGAAGTAGAAGATGCCATGCGAACCATGTTGGCATCTGAAAATGACGGACATCATGAGAAGACCCTCAGCCTCATGGAACTTTTGGAAAAAACGGATAAAAAGCCGGCAGATAAGTGGTACTGGTCATTGGCTATCCGCAATCCCTTGGAAACAGTTGAGCGGTCTGTCCATCTCTTGGATAAGATGCTGCCAATCTATCAGCCTTACTTTGAAGGGGCAAGAGCAGAGCGGGAAGCCTTTGCTAGAAACTTTGACATTGAACAACTCTACAGAGAATCCAAGCAGTTAGCCATGACTAGCTTGGATAGCTTGGGTGTAGAAAATGCCCCATTTTTTGTCCTCAGTCCATGGTGTTTCTGGTTTGCCTATTACGGCAATGAGCAGTTTGACAATATGAAAGTCGCTCTTTTGGCTTCCTGTCGGATCGACCAGATTTTGCTGTCTAATGAGGAATTGGATATAGATGACTTGACTAATGTCCTCAAGGTTATCAGCGATAGTACGCGTTATCAGGTCTTGGTGGAACTGACCAAGCCCCATGCCAAGAGCAAGGACATTGCAGAACGACTCAATATCACAGGGGCGGCAGTGTCTTTCCACACCCAAAAGCTGATTAACGGTGACTTACTTCTCTTCAATACAAAAAATAGTGATGTCAAATACAGTGTCAATCAAGATTTGCTCCAAGAGGTGATTGATAAGTTGAAAGAGGATTTTGATTTGTAA
- the rnc gene encoding ribonuclease III, with amino-acid sequence MKDLHKKLLADFGIDFSDLNLLETAFTHTSYANEHRLLKISHNERLEFLGDAVLQLMISKYLYKKYPDRPEGEMSKLRSTFVREESLAGFSRACGFDSFLRLGRGEEKSGGRNRDTILGDAFEAFLGALLLDKGEKTVEDFIHKVMIPRLEEGNFERVTDYKTTLQELLQVNGEIVISYQVVAESGPAHDKTFEVEVSADGRVIGRGTGRSKKLAEQAAAKNAVEARG; translated from the coding sequence ATGAAAGATTTACATAAAAAACTTTTGGCGGATTTTGGGATTGATTTTTCGGATTTGAATTTGTTGGAAACGGCTTTTACCCATACTTCTTATGCCAATGAGCATCGCCTTCTAAAAATTTCACATAATGAACGCTTGGAATTTTTAGGAGACGCTGTTCTCCAATTGATGATTTCCAAGTACCTCTATAAAAAATATCCGGATAGACCGGAAGGGGAGATGTCCAAGTTGCGTTCGACCTTTGTTCGTGAGGAGTCCTTGGCTGGTTTTTCGCGTGCCTGTGGCTTTGATAGCTTCCTTCGTCTTGGTAGAGGAGAAGAGAAGTCTGGGGGGCGCAATCGTGATACCATTTTGGGAGATGCTTTCGAGGCTTTCTTAGGAGCTCTGCTATTGGACAAGGGAGAAAAGACCGTGGAGGACTTTATCCATAAGGTCATGATTCCTCGTCTGGAAGAGGGGAATTTTGAGCGCGTGACCGACTACAAGACAACCTTGCAAGAACTCTTGCAGGTCAACGGAGAGATTGTGATTTCCTACCAAGTCGTTGCGGAGTCTGGACCTGCTCATGACAAGACCTTTGAAGTCGAAGTATCAGCAGACGGTCGTGTCATCGGTCGAGGTACTGGTCGATCCAAGAAATTAGCTGAACAAGCCGCCGCAAAAAATGCTGTGGAGGCTAGAGGATAA